One genomic region from Pseudomonas hormoni encodes:
- a CDS encoding methyl-accepting chemotaxis protein produces MSQTLAGITRIDQTMDVVAGAVGDLEKRSQQIAGIIAVIRSIADQTNLLALNAAIEAARAGEQGRGFAVVADEVRQLAERTSRSTGEIGEMIGAIGSDVRNTVTNVQQVGEAVRLGVVQLTTSAQGVNQIRQHAQDILTRISEVARQTQSQAATGEQLSVAIQGVSRISEQNDHAIRSLLDQSLQLRDQAGSLNQQLTQFRD; encoded by the coding sequence ATGAGCCAGACCCTGGCCGGGATCACCCGCATCGACCAGACCATGGATGTCGTCGCCGGTGCCGTGGGCGATCTGGAAAAACGCTCGCAGCAAATTGCCGGGATCATTGCGGTGATTCGCAGCATCGCCGACCAGACCAACCTCCTGGCCCTGAACGCGGCGATTGAAGCCGCGCGGGCAGGGGAGCAGGGGCGCGGGTTCGCGGTGGTGGCGGATGAAGTGCGGCAACTGGCGGAACGCACCAGCCGTTCGACCGGTGAAATCGGCGAGATGATCGGTGCCATTGGCTCGGACGTGCGCAATACCGTGACCAACGTCCAACAGGTCGGCGAAGCCGTGCGCCTGGGCGTGGTGCAGCTGACCACGTCGGCGCAAGGGGTCAATCAGATTCGCCAGCATGCCCAGGACATTCTGACGCGCATCAGCGAAGTCGCGCGCCAGACCCAGAGCCAGGCCGCGACGGGTGAGCAGTTGTCAGTGGCCATCCAGGGCGTCAGCCGCATCTCCGAGCAGAACGATCACGCGATCCGCAGCCTGCTCGATCAGTCGCTGCAATTGCGCGATCAGGCCGGTTCGTTGAACCAGCAACTGACGCAATTCAGGGATTGA
- a CDS encoding PQQ-dependent sugar dehydrogenase has product MTVSRRLALLMTTAALLTACGESSKLPPQASVGPSPQLPEPTTSLIPTLKVSKAVGWSGSDMPKAPAGFKVTALADDLDHPRWIYLLPNGDVLVAESNHPPMPEGATDGGSGPLAWAKRTVTGFVMGRVGADAPSANRITLLRDADGDGHADTRTVFMSGLTSPFGMALVGNELFIANADAVVKVPYTTGQTEISATPVKVTDLPAGINHHWTKNVLANPEGTKLYVTVGSNSNVGENGLEAEEGRAAIWEVDVKSAEKRLFASGLRNPNGLAWKPGSNELWTVVNERDEIGSDLVPDYLTSVKDGAFYGWPWSYYGNHVDTRVEPSRPDKVAQAISPDYALGTHVAPLGLAFSDARAMPASFANGVFIGEHGSWNRNPQAGYKVVFIPFSDGKPSGVPMDFLTGFLNADGEAQGRPVGVALDQSGALLVADDVGNKLWRVAAVTPGK; this is encoded by the coding sequence ATGACTGTTTCCCGCCGACTGGCGCTCTTGATGACCACTGCCGCGTTGCTCACGGCTTGTGGTGAATCGTCCAAACTGCCGCCACAGGCCAGCGTCGGCCCGTCGCCGCAGTTGCCTGAACCCACCACTTCGCTGATTCCCACGTTGAAGGTATCCAAGGCAGTCGGCTGGTCGGGCAGTGACATGCCCAAGGCGCCCGCCGGTTTCAAGGTGACTGCCCTGGCGGACGATCTCGACCATCCGCGCTGGATCTACCTGCTGCCCAACGGCGATGTGCTGGTCGCCGAAAGCAATCACCCGCCGATGCCCGAAGGCGCCACTGACGGCGGCAGCGGACCGCTGGCCTGGGCGAAACGCACGGTCACGGGATTCGTGATGGGCCGAGTCGGTGCCGATGCGCCCAGCGCCAATCGAATCACCTTATTACGCGATGCCGACGGCGACGGTCACGCTGATACCCGCACGGTGTTCATGAGCGGGCTGACCTCGCCATTCGGCATGGCGTTGGTGGGTAACGAGCTGTTCATTGCCAACGCCGATGCAGTGGTCAAGGTGCCTTACACCACGGGGCAAACCGAAATCAGCGCGACGCCGGTAAAAGTCACCGACTTGCCCGCCGGCATCAACCACCACTGGACCAAAAACGTCCTCGCCAACCCCGAGGGCACCAAGCTTTACGTGACCGTGGGTTCCAACAGCAACGTCGGTGAAAACGGCCTGGAGGCCGAAGAAGGTCGCGCGGCGATTTGGGAAGTCGATGTTAAAAGCGCAGAAAAGCGCCTGTTCGCCAGCGGCCTGCGCAACCCCAACGGCCTGGCCTGGAAGCCGGGTTCGAACGAGTTGTGGACCGTGGTCAACGAGCGTGACGAAATCGGCAGCGACCTGGTGCCGGATTACCTGACCTCGGTGAAAGACGGTGCGTTCTACGGCTGGCCGTGGAGTTACTACGGCAACCACGTCGACACCCGCGTAGAACCGTCGCGCCCGGACAAGGTGGCGCAGGCCATCTCACCGGATTACGCGCTGGGCACCCACGTCGCACCGCTGGGCCTGGCGTTCTCCGATGCCCGCGCGATGCCGGCCAGTTTCGCCAATGGCGTGTTTATCGGCGAACACGGCTCGTGGAACCGCAATCCGCAGGCCGGCTATAAAGTGGTGTTCATCCCGTTCAGCGACGGTAAGCCTTCCGGTGTGCCGATGGATTTCCTCACCGGTTTCCTCAATGCCGACGGTGAAGCACAAGGGCGTCCGGTGGGGGTAGCGCTGGATCAGAGCGGTGCGTTGCTGGTGGCCGATGATGTCGGCAACAAGTTGTGGCGTGTAGCGGCTGTTACGCCTGGTAAGTGA
- a CDS encoding Lrp/AsnC family transcriptional regulator, which produces MSATNNHKKPGASAAEPHPLDRTDRAILKTLQRDASISNVALAEKVKMSAPACLRRVERLKQAGLIKGIVALLDNDALDAGMVVLIGVVLDRSTPESFAAFEAAAQKVSGCMECHVVTGEFDYFMLIRTKDSNSFNRLHAEQLLYLPGVRQIRSFMGLRQVLSTTHIPI; this is translated from the coding sequence ATGAGCGCAACAAATAATCACAAGAAACCCGGCGCTTCAGCTGCGGAGCCGCACCCGCTCGACCGGACCGACCGCGCCATTCTCAAGACCCTGCAGCGAGACGCCTCCATCTCCAATGTGGCGCTTGCCGAGAAGGTAAAAATGAGCGCGCCGGCCTGCCTGCGGCGCGTCGAACGCCTCAAGCAGGCGGGCCTGATCAAGGGCATTGTCGCGCTGCTGGACAATGACGCGCTGGACGCGGGAATGGTGGTGTTGATCGGCGTGGTGCTGGATCGCTCGACGCCGGAATCCTTCGCCGCCTTCGAAGCTGCGGCGCAAAAGGTGTCCGGCTGCATGGAATGTCATGTGGTGACGGGGGAATTCGACTACTTCATGTTGATACGGACCAAGGACAGCAACAGCTTCAACCGCCTGCATGCGGAACAGTTGCTTTACCTGCCCGGGGTTCGGCAGATTCGTTCCTTCATGGGGTTGCGCCAGGTGTTGTCGACCACACACATCCCGATTTGA